A window of Pangasianodon hypophthalmus isolate fPanHyp1 chromosome 29, fPanHyp1.pri, whole genome shotgun sequence genomic DNA:
gcataaaaatagaaaacatcTGCTAATGTCTTttcaaaaaatatgttaaatgaCTTGCATAAGAAAGATGAAGAaatataggatttttttttttttaaataattgtgaaTTGAGCTCACACAAAGCACAAATTTATTGATGTGCCTtgctttactgttttatttatctgcTTTTATGAATGccattataaatgtatatatatttttttattatgttcagTTAAAAAAAGCTCAAATGCAAATTCTATGAACAGTTTGATGGGACTGATTATTCTCCTTAGCCAATCACTGTTGACAAAAAAGAGTAATTTACAACATTTAAGGCATGTAGCAATGGCAGGTCGAGGGAACATAGTACAATTAAAAGTACCATTACAGCACTTAAAATGTACTCATGTGAAAGTAAAACTATACTGTTTTTAAACTACTTACTAGCATCAACCTGCAGAAATCACCAAAGAAATTATTCAAGTGACAGAAGTGGATTTTTTCTgcaggataatgatccaaagcacCAGCTGCCTTTTGAAAGAACACTTCCCAGAGTCCTGACCTAAACCCTATAGAGCTTCTATAGGATGCAATGAAGACATCAGCAGATTGTTGCTCTAGTGTGGATGAACTGAAAGTTTTGTTGGTTGAAATtattttgtgcttatttttacTGGTATTTAATGCTCTTGCAAATGACTCTTTCAGCAGAATGGGATTTAATGAATGCCTTAGAAACTCACTGCTGTCCGGATGTGAAAGTGTGAGGAGATGtgtacaaattatttattacagacaACCCCCCGGGAAAACTAATCAGGGGGATGTCCGATGTTTCCTGGTTTTCACATTGCTCAAGCTTCATGCAcgccatgtgtgtgtataaactaCACCggctcactctcactcacagcATTCAATAAAAGgacaaacaaataacacataAGCAGATTGGCAGTAAtcactctcacatacacacacatacacacacacacacacacatgcctgagAATACTCACGCATTACCTGATAGTGCAGCCTGCCTTGTCCCTGTCTCTGGACCACGCCCCCTGCTGCCACACATGAACATTACACCCCACTGAATTTAACACTTAAGTCAACATAAATCAACTTCTTTGAAATGCAAAGGGGTTTCATTTCAGTGTTCAgagattcacattttaaaatgtacattttcaaaaatatatattttttgaaaactATAATCAAATAGCTGAATACAAACATTCACTAAAAGTTTAACCAGATATCAAGGAAAGAATGATGTTACACCTAATATTTTACTTACTGAACACATTTCACCCATTGTACAGAATTTGGAATGGCTTGTCAATTAatcagtgtaaatgtgtaaatcagCTCCATGGagtgtttatgtttgtgatGAATCTCATTTTATAATCTTAAAGTCTGTAACATGTttaacacattcacacctaatttGTTTGGTGTGGATCAACCaaactttttatttctattagtTTTGACAGATGTAAAAACTCCACCCGTACTCATGTGTCCACCAAATTACTGAACCCTGCTCCACCAAAAGTCTGTAAATTtagtttcattttcagttctCATCTTTTTTGGCTACAGGCAcagagaataacacacacctactATTTTATTATCTTCATGAAATTCAATATACAATGGCAACATCAACAAAAAATTATCTCGTTCACCCGAACGTAgtccatttatttctagaatCCTCACATTGCACCCACTTAATTTCCAGTAAATTGCTTCAATacattttatgtaacatttttcacttttaaatgaaCAGCTCCATGATGGACCACAACATCTGAGAAATTTGTTTATTGTGGATAAATCAGAATCATCAAAACTAGGTTTgtgtatattaatattgtatatttgtatatatgaatgttgtgtatattaaacataCACTCAATTAATTTGCCCTTTTAGCAGAAACAAGGAAGCCATGAATTCCCAAATTGCAAAGAAAAATCAAAGCCTCACCACAGCTGAGGAGATGAGAAACCAAACCAAGCTTGTGATGCAGCCATATGCCAACTGGGAGGAGTATCTGACTCCTGCTCCACTCTCCATAGCCATCCTGGGAGAGTTGGTCTTCATCTCCTCCACAACAGACTTCTCCATCAACAAGAACCCACCTAAAGATGGCTACAAGTACATCAAATACCCAGATTCATTTCGTGCCTGCCTCATGCAGGTGTGTAACTCTGGCTGGTGGGCTTTCAACGAGGCCCATAAGAACATGGATCAGATTAGACTCCACACCATGGCAGTTCCAGATTACATGAAGGTGGCTGTGAAGATCCTGTTCCAAGACAATGATGACGTTGTTCAAGCTCACCTTCCTGATCAGCTGGAGAACATTCGTGTCATTGCAGATGACTGTCTTGAGTTGGCCATTGCAACAGAAAAGCGGTTCACTGATGTCATCAATATTATCCAGGAACTGCTGGAAGCATGTGTAAATGCTGAGCACTTTTATGGGGAGGAGCTGGATGCTATCAAGAGGAAATTGGATGAGGCCAAGATGAGGAAACAGTCATCAGAAGAAGCTACTAAACGCTCAGAGAAAGCAATGAAAGCCATGGAAGAGCAACTTAAAGAAGCACATGCAGGTTACAAAGAAGCAATGGATTCACTACCCGGTGGATGGGAGATGATTGGTATGGATTTTGTTGCAGGCTTGACTGAGGGCATCACATCTCTTATTAATGGAGTAACAGCTGTGATTACCCAGCCAGTGAAACTACTCTGTAATGCTTCCAGAACAATTGCTGATACAAAGcatcacattaaacataaaGATTCTGCTGTTGATGGTATtgatgtaattaatatttatagcaAATCTGCAGAAATCCTGATGTGCACAGTGAATGTACAAGAGTTTGTGCAGGACAACACTATTAACTGGAAAGACTTGTATGATCAGAAGAATAAAGCTACATTAACAGATTTCCAGGCAGATCAGTTCAAAAGAATCAAGGAATCTTTAAAAGAAAGCCCAAACTGCAAAGCAAAAACTTATGCCCAAAACATATGTGATGAGGGCATTACAATCTGTGCAGAACTAGCAAAGTATGCACCAGAGGGGAAATGTGAAGAAGCCAAATCAAATGAGCTGATTGAAAGGATCAGAAAAGTGACTGCATCAGCTCGCAGTTTCGACAGCAAAAGTAAAGACGTCACAAATTCTCCTTCCCTGGCTCCCAAACCACCAATGATGTATAAAGAAGAAAGTAAATCTGAGAAGATGAGCGCTTCACAAAGAGCATCAGAGAATGCCAGGTTCCGCATAGAGCAGAGCCGCGCTCAACTGGACAAGACCAGAGAGATCTATGAGAAAAGtgtagagaacatggagaagaaCCAAAAGGAGCTGACTGAAATCCTGATCACCATGAGGAACTGCGAGGTCAAAGAGATAGACTTTAACACCACTATACAAATGCTGGTCAAAGGTATGGATGCCATGGGGAGAGTGAAGGAGCAGTGGGAGAAGATGGTGCGTTTCTTTCAGATGGTGTCCAACATCGTGAAAACCAGCCTGacaagaacccttaaagattttGTGTCCACATCTGATAAAACACATTCACTTCCCTATAATGCAAAGCTCTTCTCCAAAGACCTGCTCTACAATCAAGCCTTTCAAGCCACTAACATCGCCAGCCTCGTCCACATGATCTCAGCAACCTACTCTGAGGTTTCCACCAAGCACCTAATGGATCATGTCAGCTCTCTGGGAAAACTGATGGCCATGGACAAGGAAAAGCCAGAGTTTCTTTCTGAGCGTCTGCAGTTACAGAGCTCCTGTGATGAGGCCCAGAAAGCCATCTTACGCCTTGTCCTCAAGAACAAGGATGAGTTTGAAAGGAAGAGTGCTGCAAGACTGGAGAAGATTGACAAAGAGTTGCTCGCTATTCTCcctgctgctgctccagaaGAGATAAAGAGCATTCAAGCAGCTGTTAAAAGTGGATtcacagaggaagaggaagcagaCTACGCCTGagtgaatgaacaaaaaaattctacttGTCTACAATTATATCCAGTGAAACACCTAAAGCACGAAACAAGTGTAATATAATTATCACGGTATAACTATTCAGGCACcttgtaaaatgtgtttttacatACATTGTTAATTTCTTACAATAAAGACTCTACATAATACTTTTTTTGCAAGTGAAAATATTCTTctcaagggaaaaaaagaggaaaaaaagcctTTGTCTGGAAAACTAGCAGGTGTTTGCTGATCTCATTTGCTTTTTCCATCTACCTAACAACTTATGTACTTACAtcttatattgttatatatcaGACATGGTCATTTACTTCACCTCCATCTTTATGCTGTGTTTacaattaaagaataaaaactattataaaggcaaactgaatgttttttaaaatgattttcaatGGAGCATTGATGTGAAATTGGGCCTCCATCACCGTAACAGCCCGGGTGTACCACAAAACCAACTGGAACAtctgtaaagttaaaaaaagtttataaaattGACAGGCTACAgctgtgaaataaaacagatgtTGATTTATGTACACACCTACTGTATGTTAGCTAACTGCTGTTATGTTCATTTGAGGTGAACAGCCATCCTAACtcattgtttaaaataatactttttgtAACTGTTCCCAACATTCATGTTTTACGTCCAACACCTGAAGCtatcaccatggcaacattCACATGAATGCACAAAGGTTGTGTACAGCTGATGGTTACACAATcttctgaaaaaacaaacaaacaaacaaaaacataatacaAGACAACATGACAATCACAATGTcacaagaaaaaagaataaatctcAGAACTGCTTTtacaaccaaaaacaaacaaacaactgaacaaaaaaaaaataaaaaaaacccgaAGAAATAAAACTGGGGTTTGTGCACACAGAAGGCTTTCTGATTTTTATATTGTCTATCTGTTTTTAGATTGTAGCCACATTTACTTACACATTTGTAGCAGATTTCACTCAGCACCACAAATGAACCACCGACTCCAGGCTCTTTGGTGGACTATGTCTGCAGTTCATTAAAACACAGGACAAGGgacgctcacacacaccctcagatCAATGGTCTGAGCCCTTGACAGGGACTTGCTCGCAAAGGCTACTGGTCTTGGCTTTTTCTCCCCCTCTGGTGTCTGACTAAGAACCGCACCTAATCCATCAATCGATGCGTCAGTGGACAAGAGGAAGGGTTTCTTAATGTCTGGGTGAGCCAAAACAACAGTGTTAACAAGTGCAT
This region includes:
- the LOC113524041 gene encoding uncharacterized protein LOC113524041, with the translated sequence MNSQIAKKNQSLTTAEEMRNQTKLVMQPYANWEEYLTPAPLSIAILGELVFISSTTDFSINKNPPKDGYKYIKYPDSFRACLMQVCNSGWWAFNEAHKNMDQIRLHTMAVPDYMKVAVKILFQDNDDVVQAHLPDQLENIRVIADDCLELAIATEKRFTDVINIIQELLEACVNAEHFYGEELDAIKRKLDEAKMRKQSSEEATKRSEKAMKAMEEQLKEAHAGYKEAMDSLPGGWEMIGMDFVAGLTEGITSLINGVTAVITQPVKLLCNASRTIADTKHHIKHKDSAVDGIDVINIYSKSAEILMCTVNVQEFVQDNTINWKDLYDQKNKATLTDFQADQFKRIKESLKESPNCKAKTYAQNICDEGITICAELAKYAPEGKCEEAKSNELIERIRKVTASARSFDSKSKDVTNSPSLAPKPPMMYKEESKSEKMSASQRASENARFRIEQSRAQLDKTREIYEKSVENMEKNQKELTEILITMRNCEVKEIDFNTTIQMLVKGMDAMGRVKEQWEKMVRFFQMVSNIVKTSLTRTLKDFVSTSDKTHSLPYNAKLFSKDLLYNQAFQATNIASLVHMISATYSEVSTKHLMDHVSSLGKLMAMDKEKPEFLSERLQLQSSCDEAQKAILRLVLKNKDEFERKSAARLEKIDKELLAILPAAAPEEIKSIQAAVKSGFTEEEEADYA